From a single Salvelinus namaycush isolate Seneca chromosome 14, SaNama_1.0, whole genome shotgun sequence genomic region:
- the LOC120058857 gene encoding twist-related protein 2-like codes for MREDPSSCGEYPEGGVVSSEEEPDCAPNKCPVVVVTPGAGGRKRVTRKDNISSPTEDNKSTTGVPPSLIPSGPKRPKKSPQPSLSPLPIPGQPLEDPQHQRVVANVRERQRTQSLNDAFASLRKIIPTLPSDKLSKIQILKLASRYIDFLYQVLQSDEMDAKLASCNYLAHERLSYAFSVWRMEGAWSMSATH; via the coding sequence ATGAGAGAGGATCCGTCAAGCTGTGGTGAATACccagagggaggggtggtgtCCAGCGAGGAGGAGCCAGACTGCGCTCCAAACAAATGCCCTGTGGTGGTGGTAACACCAGGGGCTGGCGGGCGCAAAAGGGTCACCAGGAAAGACAACATTTCATCGCCAACAGAGGACAACAAGTCAACAACAGGAGTGCCCCCCAGTCTGATCCCATCAGGACCCAAGAGGCCTAAGAAGAGTCCCCagccctccctgtctcctctccccatcccaggCCAGCCCCTGGAGGACCCTCAGCACCAGCGGGTGGTCGCCAATGTACGGGAGCGCCAACGGACGCAGTCCCTGAACGACGCCTTTGCCTCGCTTCGTAAGATAATCCCCACGCTGCCGTCAGACAAGCTGAGCAAGATCCAGATCCTGAAACTGGCCTCGCGCTACATTGACTTCCTCTACCAAGTCCTGCAGAGTGATGAGATGGACGCCAAGCTGGCCAGCTGTAACTACCTAGCCCACGAGAGACTCAGCTATGCATTCTCAGTGTGGAGGATGGAGGGGGCCTGGTCCATGTCCGCTACCCACTAG
- the LOC120059181 gene encoding histone deacetylase 7-like — protein sequence MFTLRTDGITASGPTVDKDRRDSFFSRVSESSVSAPLGSVPMDLRVTERVMRPGSDTALLTPLHPPLLLSPFSPQPCTPFSQQQLHQHIRFNMEQRRREQEQEKQQELQQLWHKDKSQQSAVASSLVKQKLQEVILKKQKQQALGRTSSNPLSGPPVGYRELVPDPSGPPQPLVSSPAQGSSDGSDDTPLRRAASEPNLKVKHKLKKHLNTRKSPLTRKESAPSPIKHRVPDTLDSSPSSSSTPVSGCSSPNDSLPNENGVLQSVGGLSHEAQRLLLQDGSLAHFTVQSSSVLPTITLGLPANARSDGDLSRLKVGRVPMVAGGQSVYLPLGTEEQSGSLSPHFQPVLILEPSGLVHAPMLAVPGLGPVPLQFSPQTDHLAPEGGPHKPLSRTRSEPLPQSPRSLHPHLLQQHHNSQLLERLKQQTHLGKLLSKTSEKPRLKQIPSEDMDSEEVGPAPSDIYQGRARAESLREAELVSAADSRGGQINLKHTLILNQSLLWEKQKQLQQLRRQTAHMETLAVPIMLGGAHRPLSRTQSSPASTSLTLPDIPLPLSTPEPQSKPRFTTGLVYDSQMLKHQCTCGDNSSHPEHAGRIQSIWSRLQERGLRGQCETIRGRKATLEELQSVHSERHVLLYGTNPLNRLKLDNRKLAGILSQRMFVMLPCGGVGVDNDTIWNESHTSTASRMAAGSVTELAFRVAKRELKNGFAVVRPPGHHADPSNPMGFCYFNSVAIAAKQLQHKLSANKILIVDWDVHHGNGTQEVFYNDPSVLYISLHRYDDGNFFPGSGGPAEVGSGAGEGFNVNVAWTGGLDPPMSDAEYITAFRTVVMPIAQEFSPDVVLVSSGFDAAEGHPAPLGGYKVTAKCFGFLTRQLMGLAGGRVIMALEGGHDLTAICDASEACVSALLGIEEPLSEEVLLQKPNANSVHSLLRVIQIHGQYWQSLKLFSSSVGLSYLGAQRRDCEETDAVNALASLSVGVLTSRSHPDEPMEQDEDSM from the exons AGTCCTCGGTGTCTGCGCCCCTGGGGTCAGTCCCCATGGACCTGCGTGTGACGGAGCGTGTGATGCGGCCGGGTTCGGACACAGCCCTGCTGACGCCCCTGCACCCCCCGCTGCTCCTCAGCCCCTTCTCCCCCCAGCCCTGCACCCCTTTCTCGCAGCAGCAGCTGCACCAGCACATACGG TTCAACATGGAACAACGGAGACGTGAGCAGGAGCAGGAGAAACAGCAAGAGCTGCAGCAGCTGTGGCACAAGGACAAGAGCCAACAGA GTGCCGTGGCCAGTTCCCTGGTGAAGCAGAAGCTCCAGGAGGTGATTCTGAAGAAGCAGAAACAACAAGCCCTGGGAAGAACCAGCTCCAACCCTCTCAGTGGTCCCCCTGTGGGCTACAG GGAGCTGGTTCCAGACCCCAGTGGGCCGCCCCAGCCTCTAGTGTCCTCCCCCGCACAGGGTTCCAGCGACGGCTCAGATGACACTCCTCTACGCAGggcag CCTCAGAGCCCAACCTGAAGGTGAAACACAAGCTGAAGAAACACCTGAACACTCGTAAGAGTCCTCTGACACGCAAGGAGAGTGCCCCGTCCCCCATCAAACACCGGGTGCCCGACACTCTGG ACTCGTCCCCCAGCAGCAGTAGCACACCAGTGTCTGGCTGCAGCTCGCCTAACGACAGTCTACCCAATGAGAACGGAGTGCTGCAATCTGTTGGCGGGCTgtcccatgag GCCCAGAGACTGCTGCTCCAGGATGGGTCTCTAGCCCACTTCAccgtccagagttcctctgtcctaCCCACCATCACCCTGGGCCTGCCAGCCAACGCCAGG AGTGATGGAGACTTGTCCCGTCTGAAGGTGGGCCGGGTGCCTATGGTGGCGGGAGGCCAGTCTGTCTACCTTCCCCTGGGGACGGAGGAGCAGAGTGGGTCGCTGTCCCCTCACTTCCAGCCTGTCCTCATCCTGGAGCCCTCCGGACTGGTGCACGCCCCAATGCTCGCTG TTCCAGGCCTGGGCCCTGTTCCTCTGCAGTTTTCCCCCCAGACGGATCATCTGGCCCCGGAAGGGGGCCCTCACAAGCCTCTGAGCCGGACTCGCTCAGAGCCCCTGCCGCAGAGCCCCAGATCCCTTCACCCCCATCTGCTGCAGCAGCACCACAACAGCCAACTATTGGAGAGACTTAAACAGCAGACACATCTGGGAAAG CTGCTGTCTAAGACCAGTGAGAAGCCTCGTCTCAAACAGATCCCCTCAGAAGACATGGACTCTGAGGAGGTGGGGCCAGCGCCCAGCGACATCTATCAGGGCAGAGCAAGGGCGGAGTCACTGAGGGAGGCGGAGCTCGTGTCTGCGGCAGACAGCCGGGGAGGGCAGATcaacctgaaacacacactcatactcaACCAG tcGTTGCTATGGGAGAAACAGAAACAGCTGCAGCAGCTGCGTCGCCAGACAGCCCACATGGAGACACTGGCGGTACCCATTATGCTTGGCGGTGCCCACCGCCCCCTCTCCCGTACCCAGTCCTCGCCAGCCTCCACATCCCTCACGTTGCCAGACATACCCCTACCCCTGTCCACCCCAGAACCACAGAGCAAACCACGCTTCACCACCG GTCTGGTTTATGACTCGCAGATGCTGAAGCACCAGTGCACATGTGGTGACAACAGCAGCCACCCAGAGCATGCTGGGAGGATCCAGAGTATCTGGTCACGTCTCCAGGAGAGAGGTCTCAGGGGCCAGTGTGAG ACTATCCGAGGTAGGAAGGCCACTCTGGAGGAGCTGCAGTCGGTCCATTCAGAGCGTCATGTCCTTCTGTATGGCACCAACCCTCTCAACCGCCTCAAACTGGACAACCGCAAGCTGGCCG GCATTCTCTCTCAAAGGATGTTTGTGATGCTGCCATGTGGAGGAGTAGGG GTGGATAATGACACAATCTGGAACGAGTCTCATACATCCACGGCATCGCGCATGGCTGCAGGCAGCGTCACAGAGCTGGCCTTCAGAGTGGCCAAACGAGAACTCAAG AATGGCTTTGCAGTGGTGAGACCCCCAggccaccatgctgacccctccAACCCAAT GGGTTTCTGCTATTTCAACTCAGTGGCCATTGCAGCCAAACAGCTACAACACAAACTGAGTGCCAACAAGATCCTCATCGTTGACTGG GATGTTCACCATGGTAATGGGACCCAGGAAGTGTTTTACAATGATCCCAGTGTGCTGTATATCTCACTGCATCGTTATGACGACGGCAACTTCTTCCCTGGCAGCGGCGGGCCGGCTGAG GTGGGATCTGGTGCTGGAGAGGGCTTCAATGTCAATGTGGCCTGGACTGGAGGTCTGGACCCCCCTATGAGTGATGCTGAGTACATCACTGCTTTTAG GACGGTGGTGATGCCCATAGCTCAGGAGTTCTCCCCTGACGTGGTCCTGGTCTCCTCGGGGTTCGATGCAGCAGAGGGACACCCTGCACCTCTAGGGGGTTACAAGGTCACCgccaaat GTTTTGGGTTCCTTACCCGGCAGCTGATGGGTCTAGCTGGAGGCCGGGTGATCATGGCTCTGGAGGGAGGTCACGACCTCACGGCCATCTGTGACGCCTCTGAGGCCTGCGTCAGTGCTCTGCTGGGTATTGAG GAGCCTCTGTCAGAGGAGGTGCTGCTGCAGAAGCCCAATGCTAACAGTGTTCACTCGCTACTGAGAGTCATACAGATACATG GTCAGTATTGGCAGTCCCTGAAGCTGTTCAGTAGCTCTGTGGGACTGTCCTACCTGGGTGCTCAGAGGAGAGACTGTGAGGAGACTGATGCTGTCAATGCTCTGGCCTCTCTGTCTGTGGGGGTCCTGACCAGTAGGAG CCACCCAGACGAGCCTATGGAGCAAGATGAGGACTCCATGTAG